From one Candidatus Delongbacteria bacterium genomic stretch:
- a CDS encoding helix-turn-helix domain-containing protein: MQKHRKFTQLNQERRRRLSDLLDYGYTQSDIARKLGCHKSTISREINQNSHNGNYVNSSNKYNAIF; the protein is encoded by the coding sequence TTGCAAAAACACAGGAAATTCACACAACTAAATCAAGAACGACGACGACGATTATCTGATCTTTTGGATTATGGTTATACACAATCAGATATAGCTCGTAAATTGGGATGTCATAAATCCACGATTTCTCGTGAGATAAACCAGAACTCACATAATGGGAATTATGTGAATTCAAGTAATAAATACAATGCTATTTTTTAA